The following coding sequences are from one Musa acuminata AAA Group cultivar baxijiao chromosome BXJ1-6, Cavendish_Baxijiao_AAA, whole genome shotgun sequence window:
- the LOC103990201 gene encoding pleckstrin homology domain-containing protein 1-like produces MAASLWRSVFGGSAAPVEEEERVAFWSSPERTGWLTKQGEYIKTWRRRWFVLKQGKLFWFKDSTVTRASTPRGVIPVASCLTVKGAEDVLNRAFAFEISTRGETMYFIADSEKEKEEWINSIGRSIVQHSRSLADAEVVDYDSTKRSAKPSSSSD; encoded by the coding sequence ATGGCGGCCAGCCTGTGGCGATCGGTATTCGGAGGATCGGCTGccccggtggaggaggaggagcgcgTGGCGTTCTGGTCGAGCCCGGAGCGGACGGGGTGGCTGACGAAGCAGGGGGAGTACATCAAGACGTGGCGCCGCCGGTGGTTCGTGCTGAAGCAGGGGAAGCTCTTCTGGTTCAAGGACTCCACTGTCACCCGCGCGTCCACTCCCCGTGGCGTCATCCCCGTCGCCTCCTGTCTCACCGTCAAGGGCGCCGAGGACGTCCTCAATCGCGCCTTCGCCTTCGAAATCTCCACCCGGGGCGAGACCATGTACTTCATCGCCGACTccgagaaggagaaggaggagtGGATCAATTCCATCGGCCGCTCCATCGTCCAGCACTCCCGGTCCCTCGCTGATGCCGAGGTCGTCGACTACGACAGCACCAAGCGCTCCGCCAAACCCTCCTCATCCAGTGATTAG
- the LOC135677886 gene encoding uncharacterized protein LOC135677886 encodes MAPRRQKKVGMMRIDAAIDALLPYGFSKETICSTVKKLLKVYDDAAAWHIIEEDTYRLVIETILEEQEEKAREEQRANEEAKASEGPSRVAEANLLISSLDLDCSRKQSVSGEGQSALAVRECDPPQLESGLGSHQTPRPRRTPCYGWISEDEDEDEPQERAVEGERPQRVRKRPSGWDVKPSHM; translated from the exons ATGGCTCCAAGAAGGCAGAAGAAG GTGGGGATGATGCGGATAGATGCTGCGATTGATGCACTGCTCCCTTATGGTTTCTCCAAGGAAACAATCTGCTCGACTGTCAAAAAACTTCTGAAG GTTTATGATGATGCTGCTGCTTGGCACATTATCGAAGAAGATACTTACAGGCTGGTCATTGAGACCATCCTGGAAGAGCAAGAAGAAAAGGCGAGAGAG GAGCAAAGAGCTAATGAAGAAGCCAAGGCCTCAGAAGGTCCTAGCCGAGTTGCGGAGGCTAACTTACTTATTTCTTCATTAG ACCTCGACTGCAGCAGGAAGCAGAGCGTGAGTGGCGAGGGCCAGTCGGCTTTGGCAGTCCGAGAGTGTGACCCACCGCAGTTGGAGTCAGGCTTAGGTTCTCATCAAACTCCAAGACCAAGGAGGACTCCCTGTTACGGCTGGATAagcgaagacgaagacgaagacgaacCACAGGAGAGGGCCGTCGAAGGTGAACGCCCGCAACGTGTAAGGAAGCGGCCCAGTGGATGGGATGTGAAGCCCTCTCACATGTGA